The Desulfoscipio gibsoniae DSM 7213 genome contains a region encoding:
- a CDS encoding rod shape-determining protein, producing the protein MRLGIFSKDMGIDLGTANSLVYVKGKGIVLREPSVVAIQRDNGHVLAVGEEAKQMIGRTPGNIIAIRPMKDGVIADFDVTQSMIKYFISKALRGRTFLIRPRVVVSVPSGVTAVEERAVREAALQAGAREAYLIEEPMAASIGAGLPVHEPTGNMIVDIGGGTTEVAVISLGGIVTSRSVRKAGDEMDESIIQHVKKTYNLMIGERTAEDIKIEIGTAYPLDAVETYEVRGRDLVSGLPKTIEITSEEIYKALSEPVASILDAIKSTLELTPPELSADIMDRGIVMAGGGSLLRGLDRLVSEQTGMPVHLADDPLLAVAYGTGRVLENIHILRKVIIQPKKLA; encoded by the coding sequence ATGCGATTAGGCATTTTTTCTAAAGATATGGGTATTGACCTGGGGACGGCAAATTCCCTGGTTTACGTTAAAGGCAAAGGAATTGTTCTACGGGAGCCGTCGGTGGTGGCTATTCAGCGCGATAACGGTCATGTGCTGGCGGTGGGTGAGGAAGCCAAGCAAATGATTGGCCGTACCCCCGGTAATATTATAGCTATTCGTCCCATGAAGGATGGCGTAATTGCCGATTTTGACGTTACCCAGAGCATGATCAAATACTTTATCAGTAAAGCGTTGCGCGGGCGCACTTTTTTAATCAGACCCCGGGTAGTGGTTTCAGTGCCATCCGGAGTTACCGCTGTGGAAGAGCGTGCGGTACGGGAAGCTGCGCTGCAGGCCGGGGCCAGGGAAGCCTACCTAATTGAAGAGCCCATGGCGGCCTCCATCGGGGCGGGACTGCCGGTACATGAGCCTACGGGCAATATGATAGTTGATATTGGCGGTGGTACCACCGAGGTAGCGGTTATCTCCCTGGGGGGTATTGTTACCAGTCGTTCTGTGCGTAAAGCCGGTGATGAGATGGATGAATCCATTATTCAACACGTCAAAAAAACCTATAACTTAATGATTGGAGAGCGTACCGCTGAAGATATTAAAATTGAAATTGGTACCGCTTACCCTCTTGATGCGGTGGAAACCTATGAGGTGCGGGGGCGTGACCTGGTCAGTGGGTTACCCAAAACAATTGAAATTACTTCTGAGGAAATATACAAAGCTCTTTCTGAACCTGTTGCCAGTATATTGGATGCCATCAAAAGCACCCTGGAACTGACCCCGCCTGAGCTATCGGCGGATATCATGGACCGGGGAATAGTGATGGCCGGCGGCGGTTCTTTGCTGCGAGGTCTGGATCGACTGGTCAGTGAGCAAACCGGTATGCCTGTGCATTTGGCTGATGACCCGCTGCTGGCTGTCGCTTATGGTACCGGGCGGGTACTGGAGAATATTCATATATTGCGCAAAGTAATAATCCAGCCCAAAAAATTGGCTTGA
- the radC gene encoding RadC family protein, whose translation MESPVYRVAIKDMPLALRPRERLLREGPEALSDIELMAIMLRTGHAATSAVELATALLGHFGGIKQLLDASAEELSAFKGVGPAKVAQIRAALELGRRVAMATTWDKPCIKSPENAAALVMEEMRHLDREHFCALLLNTKNQVLARETISIGTLNSSAIHPRELFKAAIRRSAAGVILVHNHPSGDPTPSRQDIEVTSRLIEAGNIIGIQVLDHLVIGDNKFTSFKAKGLI comes from the coding sequence TTGGAATCTCCGGTTTATCGTGTTGCCATCAAGGATATGCCCTTGGCTTTGCGACCCAGGGAAAGGCTGTTGCGGGAAGGGCCGGAGGCATTATCAGACATTGAGTTGATGGCCATAATGCTGCGTACCGGCCATGCCGCCACCAGCGCTGTGGAACTGGCCACGGCTCTGCTCGGCCATTTTGGCGGTATTAAGCAGTTACTGGACGCTTCAGCTGAGGAACTGAGCGCTTTTAAGGGTGTGGGACCGGCCAAGGTGGCCCAGATCAGGGCTGCGTTGGAGCTGGGGAGGCGGGTTGCCATGGCTACCACCTGGGACAAGCCCTGTATAAAATCTCCGGAAAACGCTGCCGCATTGGTGATGGAAGAAATGCGCCACCTGGACAGAGAACACTTTTGTGCTTTACTGCTAAACACCAAAAACCAGGTGCTGGCCCGGGAAACTATCTCCATCGGAACATTGAATTCCTCAGCCATCCACCCGCGGGAGCTGTTTAAAGCGGCAATAAGGCGCAGTGCCGCCGGGGTGATACTGGTGCATAACCACCCCAGCGGTGATCCCACGCCCAGCCGGCAGGATATAGAGGTGACCAGCCGGTTAATTGAAGCGGGCAATATTATCGGTATTCAAGTCTTAGATCACTTAGTAATTGGGGATAATAAGTTTACCAGTTTTAAGGCCAAGGGCCTAATATGA
- a CDS encoding Maf family protein, translating to MPNIYLASSSPRRRELLNQIGLPYTVITIEVDESLPSGLSPAEQVVALSRRKAGAAAQKLSEGVVIAADTVVVQNGEVLGKPADETEAMSMLERLQGAIHEVFTGITVMDLPGGRVLSDYECTEVQMREVSKDELARYIATKDPLDKAGAYGVQGVAAVFVDGIRGCYFNVVGLPVFKLAQLLKKINVDVSKYWR from the coding sequence TTGCCCAACATTTATTTGGCATCATCGTCGCCGAGGCGGCGGGAACTACTTAACCAGATTGGTTTACCCTATACGGTAATAACCATAGAAGTTGATGAAAGCCTGCCTTCAGGGCTTTCACCTGCCGAGCAGGTAGTGGCGCTGTCTCGTCGCAAAGCCGGTGCCGCAGCCCAAAAACTGTCCGAGGGTGTTGTGATTGCTGCTGACACCGTAGTGGTGCAAAATGGCGAGGTGCTGGGAAAGCCAGCAGATGAAACAGAGGCTATGTCCATGTTGGAACGACTACAAGGGGCCATACACGAGGTGTTTACAGGTATCACCGTAATGGATCTGCCGGGCGGCCGGGTGTTGTCGGACTACGAGTGTACCGAGGTGCAGATGCGGGAAGTATCAAAGGATGAACTGGCGCGGTACATTGCCACCAAAGACCCGTTAGATAAGGCCGGTGCCTATGGTGTGCAGGGGGTGGCGGCAGTATTTGTTGATGGCATTCGGGGTTGTTATTTTAATGTAGTGGGATTGCCGGTGTTTAAGCTGGCCCAGTTGTTAAAGAAGATAAATGTTGATGTATCCAAATACTGGAGGTAG
- a CDS encoding DUF4321 domain-containing protein has product MAKTYRGGNSVWILFLLLLAGGLVGSAISSSLANILPFLAATGKIGLQPSTLDLQFMQITFGFTFNIGPVTALGLVLGYIVYRRI; this is encoded by the coding sequence ATGGCAAAAACTTATCGAGGGGGCAATAGTGTCTGGATACTTTTTTTGCTGTTACTGGCCGGTGGGTTGGTGGGCAGCGCTATTTCCAGCAGTCTTGCTAATATATTACCGTTCTTGGCGGCTACCGGCAAAATAGGTTTACAACCGTCAACTTTAGATTTGCAGTTTATGCAAATAACTTTTGGCTTTACCTTTAATATTGGCCCGGTCACTGCCCTTGGTCTGGTACTGGGGTATATTGTTTACCGAAGAATATAG
- a CDS encoding bifunctional folylpolyglutamate synthase/dihydrofolate synthase, which yields MLYDEAMEYLQNLTKFGMNFGLERITELLRRLGDPHRRIKVIHVGGTNGKGSTTAMLAAVLQSAGYRVGTFTSPHLHSYTERYRINGVEIDPRQVANLITRLRSHLEAMVREGFEHPTEFEVSTALAFCYFTEEAVDYLVLEVGLGGAIDSTNVVNPLVSVVTNVAMDHMDYLGNTLPDIARVKAGIIKTGVPVVTASDTPEVLAVILETCREKGCRLLQVGRDVTCTYGEHSLRGQYFSYHGLKVNYPNLWIPLIGQHQVVNAATAIAALEILADQGVHIAENELRDGLSNTVWPARLELIGNKPPVLIDGAHNYDGARSLRQALDAYFPDRDIIMVLGMLGDKERARVVAELVPRARSVIITRPNSPRAGDWMQMAHQARRFVSDVDALESIPDAVLAGIKQAREGDLVCITGSLYMVAEAREIVLGLNKT from the coding sequence ATGCTATATGATGAGGCTATGGAATACTTACAAAATCTAACCAAGTTCGGGATGAACTTTGGGCTGGAGCGCATTACTGAATTGCTGCGCCGCCTGGGTGATCCCCACCGGCGGATAAAAGTAATACATGTTGGAGGCACCAACGGCAAAGGGTCCACAACGGCGATGTTGGCCGCTGTACTGCAAAGTGCGGGTTATCGGGTGGGCACATTTACATCTCCCCACCTGCATAGTTATACTGAGCGTTACCGGATCAACGGCGTAGAAATTGATCCACGTCAGGTGGCTAATTTAATCACCCGGTTGCGCTCGCACCTTGAAGCAATGGTGCGGGAAGGTTTTGAGCATCCTACCGAATTTGAGGTTAGTACAGCATTGGCTTTTTGTTATTTTACCGAGGAAGCGGTGGACTATCTGGTGCTGGAGGTGGGTCTGGGCGGTGCTATTGACTCCACCAATGTGGTGAATCCGTTGGTATCGGTTGTTACCAATGTAGCCATGGATCACATGGATTACCTTGGTAATACTTTACCGGATATAGCTCGGGTTAAGGCGGGCATTATTAAAACGGGTGTGCCGGTGGTTACCGCTTCGGATACCCCCGAGGTACTGGCGGTTATTCTGGAAACTTGTCGCGAAAAAGGTTGCCGTTTGCTTCAGGTGGGTCGGGATGTGACCTGTACGTATGGTGAGCATTCCCTGCGGGGGCAATATTTTAGTTACCATGGCCTGAAAGTGAACTATCCGAATTTGTGGATACCCTTAATTGGCCAACATCAGGTGGTTAATGCCGCTACCGCTATTGCAGCGCTTGAGATATTGGCTGACCAGGGCGTGCATATTGCTGAAAACGAGCTGCGGGACGGGTTGAGTAATACGGTATGGCCGGCACGCTTGGAATTGATTGGCAATAAACCGCCGGTGCTAATTGACGGTGCACATAATTACGACGGCGCTCGCAGCTTGCGCCAGGCCCTTGATGCATACTTCCCCGACCGGGACATCATCATGGTGCTGGGTATGCTGGGCGATAAGGAGCGGGCCCGGGTGGTGGCCGAGCTGGTACCGCGGGCCCGGAGTGTGATAATTACGAGGCCCAACAGTCCCCGGGCCGGTGATTGGATGCAAATGGCCCATCAGGCACGCAGGTTTGTATCTGATGTAGATGCGTTGGAGAGTATTCCGGATGCGGTACTGGCAGGTATCAAGCAGGCTCGGGAGGGTGATTTGGTGTGTATAACCGGTTCTTTGTACATGGTAGCCGAGGCCAGGGAAATAGTGCTTGGGCTTAATAAAACATAA
- a CDS encoding methyl-accepting chemotaxis protein has product MKTFRAHITLLSVIIGLVTITAAYCGWWFVEGTAGGLLCGGLAGLLVAVTVCNFLFASFHQNLAYVLENTGKAIQGDLTGKIEDKDYGWGEFNLLINNVRKILKGVHKWFALVKDTSVTLDQAAKQINIGTEQVSSGSQDQAEQVTNLLQAIERLTGQAEDSARQASETAIVANKTVEITERGSAAVQEALKGMNLLEEKFEQLNNSSNRIGQFLEVIQSIAAQTNLLALNAAIEAARAGEHGRGFAVVAEEVRSLAEDSGQATKEVSQIVNEISAAVADTVHAVKTSLDKSREAGEIFSDISNTMRDTNIMVEKIAQSAREQADSTAGMLSGAQAIAAVAEEAAASSQQTAAIAQELTGTANKLKEVAAIWKF; this is encoded by the coding sequence ATGAAAACTTTTCGTGCACATATAACATTACTATCCGTGATTATCGGATTGGTCACTATTACCGCCGCTTATTGCGGTTGGTGGTTTGTTGAAGGCACAGCTGGAGGGCTGTTATGTGGCGGGCTGGCAGGATTACTAGTGGCAGTGACGGTATGTAACTTTTTATTTGCGTCTTTCCACCAAAATCTAGCATACGTTTTAGAAAACACCGGAAAGGCCATCCAGGGGGATTTAACAGGAAAGATTGAAGACAAAGATTATGGATGGGGTGAATTTAATCTATTAATTAATAATGTTCGCAAAATCCTTAAGGGGGTGCATAAATGGTTTGCCCTGGTTAAAGACACCAGCGTCACCCTGGACCAGGCCGCCAAGCAAATAAATATCGGCACGGAACAAGTCAGTTCCGGCAGCCAAGACCAGGCCGAGCAGGTAACCAATTTGTTGCAAGCCATTGAAAGACTTACCGGGCAAGCTGAAGACAGCGCCAGGCAGGCAAGTGAAACAGCCATAGTCGCCAACAAAACCGTTGAAATCACTGAGAGAGGCAGCGCGGCCGTACAAGAGGCGCTCAAAGGAATGAACCTCTTGGAAGAAAAGTTTGAACAGCTAAACAATAGTTCTAATCGTATTGGGCAATTTCTTGAAGTTATCCAGAGCATCGCCGCGCAGACTAATTTGCTGGCGCTTAATGCGGCCATTGAAGCGGCCCGGGCGGGAGAGCACGGCCGCGGTTTCGCCGTTGTGGCCGAGGAGGTACGCAGCCTGGCTGAAGATTCCGGACAAGCCACCAAAGAGGTTTCTCAAATTGTTAATGAAATATCAGCTGCCGTTGCCGATACTGTACATGCCGTAAAAACAAGCTTGGACAAATCCAGAGAGGCAGGTGAAATTTTTAGCGATATCAGCAACACTATGCGTGACACCAACATAATGGTGGAAAAGATAGCACAGTCTGCACGGGAACAGGCCGATTCTACGGCCGGTATGCTGAGCGGTGCCCAGGCCATTGCCGCGGTGGCAGAAGAGGCAGCGGCCAGCTCACAGCAAACCGCCGCTATAGCACAAGAGCTGACCGGGACTGCAAATAAATTGAAAGAAGTGGCCGCAATTTGGAAATTTTAA
- a CDS encoding FeoA family protein, whose product MTLDLVKRGQHVKIVSISDENIRAQAIRFGIAEGAIVLCEEVLPAGPIVLKKNRQEIAIGRGLANRITVTLN is encoded by the coding sequence ATGACTTTAGATCTGGTTAAGCGGGGTCAACACGTGAAAATAGTAAGCATTTCGGACGAAAACATTAGGGCTCAGGCCATTCGTTTTGGCATTGCCGAGGGGGCTATTGTGCTTTGTGAGGAAGTATTACCTGCCGGTCCCATTGTACTGAAGAAAAACAGACAGGAAATCGCCATTGGCCGGGGATTGGCTAATAGAATCACTGTAACTTTGAATTAG